The Mesorhizobium sp. WSM2240 genome contains the following window.
CAGGGATATCCAGAAACTGATCGAGGCAGCCGTCGAGGAAGAGGTTCCGGGCGATTGGGGAGGCCTGTGGAAGCGTTTTCGCGCCATTGTGGAGGCAATTCCGCGCCGGGCAGTCATTGCCGAGCTGGCGCCGATCGTCGCCGATCTGGCCGCTCTGCACGAGCAGGTGGATATCCTCTTGAAAATGCATATGAAATCCACAAATCCGAGCGGCAATGAGTCCCACGCCGAGCGGCAGCATTCTAATTCAAACACCGACTCTATTTTTGAACTTGAACCTGCTTTCGAAAAAGCCGGGGTCGCGGCCGAGCCAAGGACAAGGAACGCCGAGCCGCCAAAAACCTATCCGCTGGGCTTGGTGTTGAAAGCCTGCCCTGACATTGTGGACTACGCCGTCGACGGGATCGCCAACTGGCGCGACCTGATGGCGACAGCGGCCCAGGTGAGGGGATATCTGGGGGTCAGCCCGTCGGCCTATGCGGACGCGCTGGATGTCCTTGGGCAGGAGAACACGGCCATCGTGATCGCCTGCATCCTGCAGCGGGCGCAGCATATCAACTCGGCAGGCGGCTATCTGCGCGCGCTTACCGAAAAGGCGAGGGCAGGGCAGTTTTCTGTCGGGCCGGTGCTGATGAGCTTGCTTCGGGAGCGGGGCCGGTTGGGCGAGGCGAGGGCGGGATAACGATACCGTTGTCTTGTTCAAGCGACAACGCGCTTGAACAGAGGCGTCGAACCCATTATATCGTAGAGTATCTATATCGTGAAGGATATAAGATGGCCGAATGGAAGGTCGAGTTTCATGAGAGGTTCAAAAGCGAAATTACTGATCTTCCATCGGGCGTTCGCATCGAATTGGCGGCGGTTTTGATACTGCTGCGCGAGAAGGGCTTCCGGTTGGGGCGGCCGGAGGTCGATACGCTCGAAGGATCAAGGCATCCCAACATGAAGGAGCTGCGGCTGAAGGTTCTGAAGGTGCAGTGGCGGTTCGCATTTGCATTCGATCCGGAACGAAAGGCGGTGGTTCTCTGCGGTGGCTCGAAGAGCGGGGTGAACCAGAAGCTTTTTTACAAGAGGCTGATCGACCTGGCCGACAAACGATACGACGATCATCTGGCCAGTTTGGAGAAGAGACATGGACGATCTGGACAAGCTGATAAAAGACCTTCCCGCTGATGAGCAGCGCGCGATTGCGAAGCGGGCGGAGGAATTGATCACGGCGCACAATCTGCGAGAGCTGCGTGCGCTCGCCGGCAGGACCCAGGCGGAGGTCTCGGAGCGCACCGGGTTCAAACAGAACAATGTCTCACGGCTGGAGAGACGCACCGATATGAAGCTGTCGACGCTCAGGGAGTATGTCGAATCCCTCGGCGGAACGCTGAAAATCGTCGCGGATCTGGCGGGCAAGAAGGTTGACCTGTCGAGCATTGCCAGACAGCCCGAAAGTCATGGTTCGAAAGGCGTATGACAGCATCTGTCGCACGCCTGGTGTAGATCGGCTAAACGATGAGCCTTGCCGCCCGCCCGAGCGTCCGTTCTGCATCGTTGTAGTAGTTGGACGCCTGTTGCACTGAGCGGTGCTGCGACTGCTGCATGGCTTCCGGCAGCGGAATGCCGCGGCGGGCGGTCTCGGTGAGATAGCCGGACCGCAGACCATGGGCACTGAAGGCCCTTGGGTCGAGCCCGGCCGCGGCGACGCGGCGTTTCAGGATCAGATTGACCGCCTGCGGGGTCAGTGCGCGTTTTTCGAGATTGCCCCAGCGGTCGATGCCACGAAACACCGCGCCTTCCGAAATGCCCGACCGCTCGAGCCAGTCTTTCAGGACCAGCACCGGCCGGCCGACCAGCAACACGAAGGCGTCTGTGTCGGCTTGCGTGGTCTTGGTGCGACCGAGCCGGATTTTCAGGCACGGCAGTTTTGGCCCGTCCGGATCCTTCGGATCGGCCGGCACCGGGTCTTCTTCCACCAGTTGCTCCACCCTCAGCGACGAAACCTCGCTGCGGCGGCGGCCGCCGGAGGCGAAGGCGGTGATGAGAAGAGCGCGGTCGCGGGCGTCGACCAGTTTTTCCCCGGCGCAGGCTTTCAGCAGGGCGGTCAAAATATCGGCGGTCACCGCCTTCTTGCTTTTTCTCCCGCGCGGCCGGGCGCTGGCGCGCACCGCCAGCTTTATCGCGCTCTGCAGGCCCGGCGCGTTGAATTTGCCGGAAAAACCGCGCCATTTGGTCAGCGTCGACCAGCTCGACAGCCGCCGTCGCACGGTGGACGGGGCATGTGGCCCGTCGCTGCGCAGAAGGCCTTCGGCCCTCAGCGCCGTCTCGACATGGGCCGGCATGCCGTGCGCCGGATCGGTTTGGCGTCGAGAAGAATCCCAGAGGTGGTGGGCGACGAATTTTATCAAAAACGCCTCGGGCGCCGGCCAGGGGAGCGAAGAACCGGTCGCGGCAAGCGACCAGGCCTCGAGATAGCCGAGGTCGGAGGCGAGCGCCCGCAGGGAATTTTCGCCCATGCCTTCTTTCGCCAGGTGCCGCAGCGTCTCGACGTCGTCGTCGGTCAGAAGTGTGGCCAAAAAATCGCGGCGGTCGAACGGCAGCACGGACTCGAGCGCATCAAGCGCTTCGGCGCGCCGCGCCACCAGGTTTTTGTCCGGGCGGCCGCTGGCGCGGGCATTTTTTTTCATCAGGGCGTTCTTTCGGTGGAGTCTGCGGCCGTTGCGGCCGTGCTTAGCGCCGACTCTAGCGCCTTTGCGCGCTGAAATCCATCGCTATCGATAAGAGGTCATTATCACCAGTCATTTTTCCACCCGAAGAACCCGCCGGTGACGGAAATGAGAGCCGAGTTAGCTTCGGTTGCGCGAATCGGCTACCGTCAAAACGATGGCTTACCATCGCGACGATTTGCCCCTGAACAGCCTGATCGGGCCGCTCGCCCGCGCCGACGACCTTTTGGCCCGCCTCGACGAGCGCGTGGCAAAAAGCCCGGTCCGCGACGGTTTTGTCGAGCGCCAGAACTTTGCCGACGCGGCGGCCGCGCTGTGGCTCGACGGCGAGCTGGTCCATGTCGAGGACCTTGTCCTCCACGACGCCCATATGGACATCCGCGCCCCGACCCACGAGCTCACCCGGGCGCACGCCGTGCTGCGCGCCCGCCGGCGTATTTTTGGCCACAAGCCTGACTGGGCTCTGTCGAAACCCGGCCTTTTGAGCCTGCGCGGCCGCGAAGGCCAGGGCGGCGGCAGCGCTGCGACCGCTGCGCTGGCCGGCTTCGGATCCAATGCGGCGGTGGCGGCCGCCGCCGGCGAAAACCTTGCCGACGACACCGGCCAGGAGGAGGCTCTTGCCGAAGAGCTGGCGGAGATCGACGCGCTGCTGGCCCGCTCCAGCCGGCTGCTCGCCGGCGAAAATCTCGCGCCGCGCGCCGCGAACGACCCGAATGTCGACACGGCCGGGCAGGGCGCAAACGCCCCGGAGAATGCTTCCTTTGACGGCCTCGGGCCGCTGATCCGCGATCTCGACTGGGACGAGGATCAGCGGCTTGCCGACTGGCTCGCGGTCCTCGACCAAGTGCGGGGCGGAACAGTGCCGACAGTGCTTGGCGCGGCGATCGCCTGGGAGGCGTGGGAGACGATCGAACCGCTGCAGCACCAGCATTGGCTCGGCAATCTGTTCACCGCCGCGCTGCTCAGGCAGCGCGGCAAGGTCGCCTCGCATCTTTTGTGCCTGCATGCCGGACTGCGGATTGTTCCCCGCGACCGGCGCAAAAGCCCCACCCGGACAATCCGGCTGCTGGCCGTGCTCGACGCGTTTGCAGAGGCGGCCGCGGCCGGGCTCAAGGAGCTCGACCGGCTGACGCTGGCCAAAGCCCAGATGGAGCGCCGGCTCAGGAACCGGCGCAAAAGTTCGAGCCTGCCGGCGCTGATCGATCTCGTGCTGGCGCGGCCGGTGGTATCGGCCGGTCTGGTCGCGGCCGAGCTGAAAATCAGCCAGCGCGCCGCGCTTGGCCTGGTTGCCGAACTCGGCATCCGCGAGGTGACGGGCAGGGGGCGCTACAGGGCGTGGGGATTTGTATGACGAAAGTCGTAAGCCGCCGCGCACCGTGATGGATTGCCACCAGTCTGAGCCTCTGAATACATGGCTGACCTATTTTGTCTTGCTTTTGTTTTAGGAGAAAACCGTGACCACGGCAGTCATTGACGATCCCATGGTCGAAGTCACAGCCGATGTTGTCTCGGCCTATTTTATCGTAGGTAATCAACTGGCGCTTCATGAGTCGCTCTATGCGCGAATCCACGATGGCAGCAGGCCAGTCCCGAGAAGCGCTCTCGCGGATCGTTGTGCCAAGCTCGGATGCCGGTTTCTCCGCGTAGAGAACCGCCGAGAGTTTCCTCAGTATCCTGAACTATTTAAGGTCCGGCTAGATTGCGCTCAGTCGACCGATGAAGTGAGTCTACGACGGCTTCCGACAGCGCCCGTTGCAACTCTTCAAGGTTTGGGGCCCGTGCCCGCTTAAGATCTAGAGCTTTCTTCCAAGCTTTAACGTATTGGCTGTCACGAGCGAAGTCAGGCTTCTTGCTTTCATAATGCGCCCACTCCGCAACGTTGCGCGCTGCCGCGAACTGACAAGCGAAGTCATGCACGGCATAATCCTTTCCGTAGTGCTCCCACCAAAACCCCTTAATCTGCTTTGCCTCTCTCACCGCCGCTGAAAGCGCCGGGTTTTCAGGTAGTCGCTCCTGCTTGGTTCTTGATGGACGACCGCGCTCCTTTTTAGGAGCGTCGCATTTTACAAGTAGATTGGCGGCCCAAATTTGATCCTCCACCGCGGCTTGCCCTGCCCGCAACCTGCGAATCAACCCGCCAAGAGGTTTAGTGTGGATGGATGGAGCCATATGGGCTTCCCTATAAGCTTCTTCCGCCGGGTCATAGTTGCCCAAGCTGTCCAGCATATAGTCTAGCCAGTCTGCCATCGCTCGCCGTCCCTCCTTGCTATGGATTTCCCACTTGGGCAGCTTCATGTTGCGCGACCTCCTTCCCTGAGCGGATCCACATTTTGCATTGAGCCAGCCAGTCGACGCAAGCGTCCAATGTGCCCGCCTTTCGTCCAGATAGAAATACCGGTAGTAGACGCCTGCCAATGAGCAGTTCGAACACCTGGTGTCGAAACAGGTCAACTCCGACCGTCGCCATGCTTTATTGGCGGGGTATCTTTAGGTGATCCTCAATTGCCCGAAGGATGCTGGAGTAGCCTCGGCCCTGTGCATACAAAAGCGGACGGGCCGACGACGAAGCCGCCGACGTCGATCCATAGCTCTCTTTCCGCCTACGAGTTTCGGCTTGGTGAGGCGCCTCTTGTTTGAACCGCTGGGTGAACGCGCCGATGACGTTCACGAGACTGCGGCCTGCGCGGCCGCTGAAGACGCCGGCGCGTCTCGTGAAACCGGCCTGGCTGACTTCCGTCAAGCTAAGAAACCTTGCGTCATTCAAGACTTGCGCGTCATCAGCACGATCATGACAGCCAGCACCATCACGCCTATCAGCACTATGCTGGCCGAAGTAAGCACCTACGGAGTATGACATGCCAACCCCACCTCACCAGACCCCCGTTGGACCCTTCAAATATACGGTTCCATTCACCGCCCCGGCAAATGCCCGGCTGATCGCCGCTGCCCAGGCCGAGCGGAAGGAGCCAACGGAGATTATTCAGCGCGCGACCATCAACTACCTCATCGATGCCGGATTTGTTCCGGAAGACGAAGCCGATCGTTTCAAGCTGTTTTGGTGGCTGGTCGACCAGACGGTCCTGGCCGCCCAAAAAATCTGTCGGGACGGCGGCTTTGCCTCATCTATCACTCTCGACGCGATCCACGCCTGCATGAAAGATCCCAAATGGGTCGAGGGGTATCGGACCTACGTGCGGAATGACATCTTCAAGAACGGCAATCCCGAAAAGGGTCCAATCAACCGCGAAATCGGCTTCCGCATTCGCGCAGGGATCGGCGGAGTGGTTGAAAAGACCGCTGAAGGCAAATCGGCCACGGTGAAGGTTTTGGGCGAAATCATCCAAAGCTACACACCCATGACCGACTACGACCGTGACACTTTTGCCCCGTCAAAAGCCGCTGCATAGTAGTTGTGGACCAGTTTGCGCTCGGCGAGTGATCTGCGCACTCGCCTGGCCCAGAATACTTGATTTATGAACGTGCGCTCGAACTTGCGGGGATCCACACCCGCTGCCAAAAAGCGCCGGTGGCTAAGCGGGAGGACATAAATTGAACGATGCCGGTGCAGCCAGTGGCATAGTACAGGATATCAAGGCATTCCCCTCGGCAGCGAACGCATTCAACCAGTATGTCCGCCACGACTCTACCTTCGAGGGCCCTGACGCGCCCGCAATTCGTAGCAGGAACCTCGAAAGGTACATTCAGACCATGGCTATGGTCAAAGGCCGCGACTTATGGCTGTTTGAGGCTCCGTCGACAAGAGGCGCAGTGCGCACTGGCGTGCCTCAAACGTCGGCCTGCTGGCTTGAGTGGCGAGCGAAACAGCTTGGAGTTCTCGAAGGGTTTGAGGCGATACCATTTCACGATGCGGAGAAGGCGCAACCTTCGGAGACATCACGGCGCGTCGCAAAGTTCTTCGACCGAATGAATAAGAAGCCGATTATCTGGAACGCGGTGATGATTCACACGCGCACGCCAGACGGGAAAAACCGTGCTCCTCGCGCGAGTGAACTTCGTGAGCATATGCATATTCTTGGAGCGATATGCGACCTCTGCCAACCTAGCAGAGTTATCGCGTGCGGAGGCCCTGCACAGGAAGTGGCGAATCTAATGCAGATCAAACACGAGTGTGTTGCCCATCCTGTAGCTCCGATCAGTCCGAGCCTTGGCGTATCGGATGTTGCGGTCGGCAAGCTATGCGCGCGGTTGCAGGTTCCGAAGCCGCCGCGGGGATACTGGGCCAAAGTACAGGCCGGCCAAATCCCACGCCGGCCACCGCTGGCCGCTTTCCGTGAGGAAATCGAACGCAGCCGCCGGGAGGAGGCACGGGCCAGATCAGCGGAATCGCTATCGAAACTGCAGCAACAGTTCTATCGAGCGGCGCTCTCTGACTTGCAAGGTCGCGGCGTCGATGTGAGCGGAGCCGAGGCGAGAGGAGGCCGGCTCCCCGAGGTAAGCCCGGACATCGCCGCACAGATCCTGCTGGCCATTCAAAACCGAGGGCATGAGTGGGTCAAGGAAGGGAAGGTCGTCGCGACCTGGGCGCATCCAGCACACAACAGCCTGGCAAGACTTGTCGGCAGGCTGTTGCCGCTAGCCCGGCCACAGCTATTGGTGTTCGAGAACGCATACAAGAAAAGCTGGTCCGCTTCAGAGGGTCCGGTCGTCTTCCTGCACCTGACTTCACACCTCCAGGAGCGGATCGCAGCTCTTGTCCGCGTCGTCCGTGACCAAAAGCTCCAGCATGTGGTCATGCCGCTCATCGCGACCGATCATGCCTGGTCTGTTCGCCACGTTTTCACGCCAGAGTCGCATCTCTTGCTCGACAGCACCCTGTGTATTTCGGCGACCGAGTTGTGGGTGGAGTACACCCGCAAGGCCTGGCGCGACGAAGATCCGCCGGAGCGCTACGTGACAGGCAGACTGACGCTGAAAGCGATCATGCCGATCGACTATATGCCTGAGCGTGGGGTGTCGTTGTCACCGACGATCTCGACGGCGTCAGTAGCGCCCTATCGCGAGCGCCTTCTTGCCCTGCTCGAGGCGGAGCGGGTGAACGAGATGATGATCAATACTGCCTACGCAATCGAACGTGAAGTTCCCAGCGAAACGCTGGCCATCGCGGACCGGCTATGGTTCGGGGCGAAGCGCCCATTCTCGTCGGCGCGTGAAGCGTGGCGCCAGATCGAGGAGGAATTGGAGCGCTGGGAACGAGAGCTCGAAGGCGAACGCACTTTGTTGGCGCAGGCAATACTTGGAATAGAGGTGGGAGACATCGTGACAAGCGAAAATGGCGGCCGACTTCTGCGGCTTTCCGTGACCGGAACCACTCTCTACGCCGGTGACGATTATGTCACCTTCGTCGTAAATGGCATACGATTTCGAAAGGATGGCACGGTTGGCAAACTGCAGGAGGCGTTGAGCTTGCAATTCGGGCGAGAAGGCTTGAAAAAGTGCACATAGAAAAAAGACCAGTTTCACGAGACCGCCAGGGACCTGGTTTAGTAGAGTTTCGGCTAGCGTTCCCGGGAGAATTCAGAACTCGCCAGCGCGACGGTCGGGAACGGATTGAGCCGGCGCTTACCGAGTGCTACTTCGCACTCGTAGATTGCTGCTGAGCGATTGGGGTGCAGAATGGCCAAACTCGCAGGGTTCCCGGAAGAGACGTTCTCTGCGATGCAACGCATCCGCGAGACCGCCCTAGCTCGTTTCGACAGCCTTTTTACCCCTGAGCGGAATCTGTGGAGCCCCAGAACCTACGTCGGTTCCGTGCCTTGTTTGTCGAAAGGTTTGATGAGGGCGAAGGTTCGTTTCTTCAGAAGTTCAGAAAACAGCTCGAGGAAGCTGACGACGACGTTCTTCAACTCGCGGCGGAACTCCTGTACGTTCAGCAGTTCTTCACGACTCTCGCTGGGTCAGAAAAAAGCTTTAGAACGTGACGGCTGTCCTCGGTTGGTGCACTCATCCAGTTTCAATTCCGGAATGGGCCATGGTTGGCATGAAGCAAGGGTTTGCGGCCGACCGAAGCTTCAACCAGCACCGACGATTCCATTTGGCGTGGCTGACCGAGTTCCTAATCCACTGGCACAGGCTATCGCGTAAATGAGTGGATCGCCGAAGATGCCTCCGTGCGCCACTTGGCCTGCGCTCACGCGAAGCCATGATTGAAGGAGCGCGCGAGGAGCGACGTGTCACTTTCGTCGATGCAGACAACACGCTGTGGGACACGGACGGCGTGTTCGCCGCAGCGCAACTGAAACTGCTGACAGCCGTCGAAGGCGCGATTGGACTCTTGGCGACCAGCACCGATCGCCTGACCTTCGTGCGGAGTGTCGATCAGGCATTGGCGGACCGGCACCATCTCGGCCTGCGCTATCCACCCCGCCTCCTCGCCATCGGGATCGCTCTCGCCCTTCGAGGCGAGGAGCCCGGTGTAGCGGCAAGGAGGGTATGGGCAGGAGGGTTGACGTCGAGCGGCCTAGAGCTCGCGTTAGCGCAACAGATCGAACTAGAGTTCATCCAATGGAGCGGGCAGCTGCCTGATCTTCTGCCTGGGGTGCGCGAGGGCCTCCAGCGCCTGCACGAAGGTGGCGTTCTGATCGTCGTCGTAACGGAAGGCGCAAGGAGTCGTGTGACAAGAACGGCAGACGAGCATGGCCTGACAGCGTTGCTTGACAAGATTGTCGAAGCGCCTAAGTCCGAACGGCTATTTCAACGTGTCCAGAAACTCGGGCGCGCGCGCGCGCCGGCGTTCATGATTGGGGATCAACTGCGGCGTGACATCGAGCCCGCGAAGGCCGCGGGTTTGCTGACGATTTATGTCCCTGGCCGCTTCCGGCCGCGGTGGGAGCCGGACGAGACCTCGGTCCGACCCGACTATCGAGTCGAACGGTTTGACCAAGGAGCCGACATCGTCTTAGCTGGCGGGTAAGCGGGCCATAACCTCGTAGCCGTCCTCCGCTCGAGAGAGATTCGTGGAACGCAGCGTTCGCCAGCTGCACATGCCAATGCGGTTGATCACTTAGCTCACACTGCTCACTGGCGGCCCATCGGAACCGATCACTCCAAACCGTCAATCAAATTTCATCCTGCACTGTATCCTCGTCGCCAATCCTGTTGCCATTGCGCTGATAGCCTTCACAGAAATAACGAAAGTCGCATGCTGCGCACGTCTTCGCGTCATTGCAGTCGTCCACCCAGGTTTGGAGGATGCTGACCGCCGCTTCCTCGTGCCGAACGCAGGTCTCGATTTGGGCGACTGTATCGTCGAATGCCCCGGTCGCGACCGCGATACTCTGCTCGTTGACCGGAATTACCCGGACGGCGCGACTGAAAAGGAACTCAGGGCTGAAATCAGCCCGTGCGCCGGGTCGCCAGTTTTCCAGCATGCGTTTGTCGCTATCGCGGACGGGAGCGACATCCGTCCGAGCGGCGCGAAGCGCTGCTCGCAGCGCCAAGATATCACCTTCGCCTGGTGCGAGTTCGTTTATGTAAATGAGGATTCCTGCTGCGACCCTCCTGCTCCTTCGCTGTTCGTGCCGAAGCCAAGCGTAGGTCTGCACCTGCCACTGGCCGTCGGTCCATTCGGCCGATTCGGTATCGGGCCTTCGTGTGCCCTTATAGTCGACAATGACTTCGAACTCGCCGCTCAGGCTCGGGCAGGCGGCCTGAACTGCACGACGTATCAAATTGTCGGAGTCCGCCGAACCGAGTTCGAGTTCGGTAAGTACGTCGATGATGCCAGTCAGTGCGTACTTCTCGGCCCGATGTTCGCTAGAGATCGCGCCGGGAATTTCGCGGGTACCAATAACGCGCTCTTCAGCCTCGGCTATCAGGGGAAAGAGGTGAGGACCGAGCATGTTAACGGCTGCCTCTGCACGGCGGTAAGCCGCAAGCCGGGCTTTCCTGCTCCTGGCGCGCTTGTTCTGGTTGAGCAGCGATTCCTCAACCGGCCAACCGAGATAGCGCAAGTCGAATTCGGGCAGGCCTAACTCTGGTTCCTCGATCGGGTCATCCAGCGTCAGTCGGGTGTACGGGATGGGGAAGGGCAAGCCCCCGCGGCTTTTCCAGAGCCGATACACGTTCTCCAAGAGCCCGTGAATAAATTCACCGTACCAGAGCTGCACCGGTCGCGAAGGCGGTAGCGCACTACCGTTCTGATAGCGGTACTGCCGGGCGCATCGGCGGAACGAGAGCAGATCGCCCGTCAGAGAGTATTCCGGAACTATCCGGTCGGGACGCTTTCGCGCGAGACGCATGTCAGATCCTGATGAACGGAATGAGGTCGGCGTCGACTGGCGGGGGGCGGAGGTGCGGATCGCTCACCCAGGCCCAGCTTTCGTCGCGCCGCCAGAACTTGGCGACATTTTTTATCTTGGTGCGAAATTGCAGTCCTTGCTGACAACCGACCAGCATGAGGAGGCTCTGCGGGCGGCTGTAGGCGACGTAGTAGAGCCGGATCAGATCCTCGAAAGTTCGCTGCATACCGCTCCTGCGCCGGCGGGCCGGACCGACCGGGGTAACATTGGCCAGCTCGTCCTCCAATCGAACTACAGAGCTCTCCTCATCTGGGAATCGTCTGAAACGTTGCGTGCGGTGGTTCGTCTTAAAATCCGACGATATGTCAACGATCACCAAGGGGAACTCGAGCCCTTTGGCCTGATGAATGGTCATGATGTTGAGCCGGTCTCGAGGTACGCTCGGCATGATCTCCTCATCAACCGCCATGAGGTTCTCGGCTATCGGGTTGAGCACGTCGCGTATCGCGCTGTTTACCGAGCGCGTGCGGTGTGGCTCGTCGCGCTGGATAGCCACCTTGTAACCTGAGAAAGTCGATGCAGCGGCAACTGTGCGGGTGATTGCCTCAAGGTAAACCTGAGCCTCCGGATCGTCTTGGAAGGGCGGGAACCAGGGAAGGAAGGAGTAACAGACGTCAAGCACCGGCCATTCGGATTCGTTGTCACGGCCTTCCACCGCAAAGCGCCGCCAGCGATCAACCTTCTCAGACAGCAGGTCTCCACGGGGACTCCGCGGATTGATCGTCAGCATGTCTTGCGCTGCGATGCGCCATTCATCCAAGAAGTCGTTGGCGTCGTTCGTGAGGAACGCTTCCAGCTGTCTGGCGCCGCGCGCTCCGGGGTTGGGTGCCGGGTCTATGCATTCGAGTAGCAACCCGAGGAACTGCTGAACAGTTGGGACATCGCGCAGAGCAAGACCACGGGGGTTGAAGACGGATAGCCCACGCGCGGCGAGTTCCCGACGTAGGTGAAACGGCAGTCGTTCCTTCCCTGGTTGACCTCGGAATGGACGGCCCCGTTCATTGACGGTCGAGGCGAGCAGGACCGCGTCGCCCAGATCGCCGCCTTGATCTGCCGGTAGGATGGCTTCAAGGAGAGTGTCTTCGTGGGGAAGCGGTATGCGACCACCCTGTCGAAAAATGCGGTGCAGAAAATCTGCGAGATCCGCGGCTAGTATGGCCGGGTCGTCCCGAAACATGCCAATCACGCCTATAGCCGCAGGGCCGGAAGCCGAAACAACCCGACGTTGAAGTGGAGGTGGAAGAGCAACTCGCGCCGGACCGAAATCCGGATCGTTGCTGATGTGTTGTGAAAAGAATTCGACGATCTGCTCGGAGGAACGGTAGTTCTCTTCCAGGCAGATGAGTTGCGGTTCGTCGCATTTTAAGTCGGCGCTTGCGCGTTCGCGAAAGTCGCGGAACAGTTCGATAGTGGCGCCGCGAAAGCGGTACAGCGACTGGTCGTCATCACCCACAACGGTGAGCGAAGCACCTGTCCGTCGCACAAGCTCAAAATAGATCGCTTCCTGCAGCGGATTGGTATCCTGGTATTCGTCGACCAGAAGCATGCGAAGCGATAGCATGCTCCTCGGCAGCCTGCCTCCGGCCAAGCGGTCAAGGAAGCGCTGCTCGAGCAGCGCGAAGTCCATCTGGTTGGTCTTGGAGAGATGAGCTTCGTAACGCTCCTTAATTCGTAGGATCGCCTGCCGGAAAACCTGGTCCTGGTGTGGCGCCGCGTAACCAACGAGGTCCACTCGGTCTTGCACGAGTCGATCGACGATCGTCCTCACGATCTCGGTCGCCTCGCCATTGTTCCGCACCGGGTCTCCCGAGAATCCATAGCGCCCGAGAAAAATCCTAAAGGGATCCCCGAGGCTCCGGAGTTCCGACCACACTTCGCCGCGGCGATAGAGGATCGCCCGGGCTGCCGACTGCTCGAGGATCACAGGCGGCGCCTCGTTAGGCTCGCGCATATCGCGCACTGCATCCTCACAGATGCTATCCAATGTGCCCGCGATGTATCGGTTCACGTCTACGGTGGCGAGGTAGCGCACCTGCTCCTCATCGCCCGCTTGGCTAGCGCGCGAGAGCAGATTGGCGCGAAGGCTTGTTCCCCATTCGATAAGGCGAGAGCGGATTTCGCGCCCCGCCTTCTCGGTGAACGTTGTGATTAAGATGTCCTCGGGC
Protein-coding sequences here:
- a CDS encoding ATP-dependent helicase; its protein translation is MPEFRTAPTLEEFAGLVEAALFMHQPNERQRDAIAAQADVPLLVVAGPGTGKTTTLVLRALRFTFVDGVAPEDILITTFTEKAGREIRSRLIEWGTSLRANLLSRASQAGDEEQVRYLATVDVNRYIAGTLDSICEDAVRDMREPNEAPPVILEQSAARAILYRRGEVWSELRSLGDPFRIFLGRYGFSGDPVRNNGEATEIVRTIVDRLVQDRVDLVGYAAPHQDQVFRQAILRIKERYEAHLSKTNQMDFALLEQRFLDRLAGGRLPRSMLSLRMLLVDEYQDTNPLQEAIYFELVRRTGASLTVVGDDDQSLYRFRGATIELFRDFRERASADLKCDEPQLICLEENYRSSEQIVEFFSQHISNDPDFGPARVALPPPLQRRVVSASGPAAIGVIGMFRDDPAILAADLADFLHRIFRQGGRIPLPHEDTLLEAILPADQGGDLGDAVLLASTVNERGRPFRGQPGKERLPFHLRRELAARGLSVFNPRGLALRDVPTVQQFLGLLLECIDPAPNPGARGARQLEAFLTNDANDFLDEWRIAAQDMLTINPRSPRGDLLSEKVDRWRRFAVEGRDNESEWPVLDVCYSFLPWFPPFQDDPEAQVYLEAITRTVAAASTFSGYKVAIQRDEPHRTRSVNSAIRDVLNPIAENLMAVDEEIMPSVPRDRLNIMTIHQAKGLEFPLVIVDISSDFKTNHRTQRFRRFPDEESSVVRLEDELANVTPVGPARRRRSGMQRTFEDLIRLYYVAYSRPQSLLMLVGCQQGLQFRTKIKNVAKFWRRDESWAWVSDPHLRPPPVDADLIPFIRI